A stretch of Sphingorhabdus sp. YGSMI21 DNA encodes these proteins:
- the rpmI gene encoding 50S ribosomal protein L35, with protein MPKLKTKSGVKKRFKITANGKVKHGVAGKRHRLMSHNSKYIRQNRGTKKLCDADARTVKKWAPYGLG; from the coding sequence ATGCCCAAGTTGAAGACCAAAAGTGGTGTGAAGAAACGCTTCAAGATCACTGCAAACGGCAAGGTAAAGCACGGCGTAGCCGGCAAACGCCACCGTTTGATGAGCCATAACAGCAAATATATCCGCCAGAACCGCGGCACCAAGAAATTGTGTGATGCGGATGCTCGGACAGTCAAGAAATGGGCGCCATACGGTCTGGGTTAA